The Stratiformator vulcanicus genome has a segment encoding these proteins:
- the gyrA gene encoding DNA gyrase subunit A, giving the protein MADGDLPGDPGEVIGANDDRIERLDIEDEMRSSYLTYAMSVIISRALPDVRDGLKPSQRRILVAMNDLNLGPSGGRKKCAKIAGDTSGNYHPHGETGVYPTLVRMAQNWVMREVLVDKQGNFGSLAGLPPAAMRYTEARLSAASAEMLRDLNRDTVDFIPTYDNSAFEPVVLPSRFPNLVVNGSTGIAVGMATSIPPHNLAEVCDAVGALLEDPDISMDGLLEYLPAPDFPTGGVICGRAGIRQGYLTGRSTITLRARTHFETERNSDVIVITEIPYLETRDRIRERLEQIVKDGRVDGISRVTDLTDRTCPSWQVRLHVTLKRDADKEIVLNQLFKYSPLQSTVSIILLALVGNRPQTLTIKQLLQEFVRHRITVIRRRTEFLLAEARKRKHTVEGLLIAQVDIDQVIQTIRDSASRAQAKERLQEIQVPSELVERALGEGGFKHFVNEKGPAENYSLSSKQAEAIVSMQLGSLASLEREELSGEFNKLLEEIDEYLRLLSDEANIREVIRQDMQEIKDKFGNKRRTEISDEELGDVDRGDLIAEEPMVVTISQRGYVKRTALSTYQAQGRGGKGIKGAKSDDEDPLEHLFIASTHDFLLFFTDRGKVYWRKVYDLPQQARTAKGRALVNLLEVSDENEHVATCFPVREFPDDLFLLMATRSGTVKKTALSAYSRPLKGGIIAIKLDDGDELIDVKIVGGDDDVVLATRDGMAIRFSHHDARSMGRNTRGVRGIGLVKGDAVVGLVRADTESELLTVCEHGYGKRTPFGNASVAETSDADDSEDSSADISSDDLDDSGTDAGGTDNSGADGGSDEATPTSSGMRYRRQKRGGKGLRDIKTTDRNGKVVDVVATSPDDEILMITATGKIQRIRAADVRRVGRNSQGVRVIRLSDGDRLVSLARIPFEIAGEEEDDDAEELDNPTLTETPEANLPPETVSPESDDSSPPETGEDSENSDEEA; this is encoded by the coding sequence TTGGCGGACGGAGACCTTCCCGGCGATCCGGGCGAAGTGATCGGTGCGAATGACGACCGCATAGAGCGTCTCGACATCGAAGACGAGATGCGGTCGAGTTATCTCACCTACGCGATGAGCGTCATCATCAGCCGGGCGCTGCCCGACGTGCGTGACGGCCTCAAGCCATCGCAGCGACGCATTCTCGTCGCGATGAACGACCTCAACCTTGGACCGTCCGGCGGACGGAAAAAGTGCGCCAAAATTGCCGGCGACACCAGCGGTAACTACCACCCGCACGGCGAAACGGGTGTTTACCCGACTCTGGTCCGAATGGCACAGAACTGGGTCATGCGGGAAGTGCTGGTCGACAAGCAGGGGAACTTTGGCTCGCTGGCCGGTTTGCCCCCGGCTGCCATGAGGTACACGGAAGCGCGACTCTCGGCCGCTTCAGCCGAGATGCTCCGCGACCTGAACCGCGACACGGTCGATTTCATTCCGACCTACGACAATTCGGCATTCGAACCGGTCGTATTGCCTTCGAGATTCCCAAATCTCGTGGTGAATGGCTCGACCGGCATTGCGGTCGGCATGGCGACGAGTATCCCGCCACATAATCTGGCGGAGGTCTGCGATGCGGTCGGCGCGCTGCTCGAAGATCCTGACATCTCGATGGACGGGCTGCTCGAATATTTACCCGCTCCGGACTTCCCGACCGGGGGGGTGATTTGCGGCCGGGCCGGGATTCGGCAGGGATATCTGACCGGTCGCTCGACTATCACGCTGCGTGCCCGAACGCATTTCGAGACCGAGCGAAACAGCGACGTCATCGTGATCACCGAGATCCCGTATCTCGAAACACGCGATCGCATCCGCGAGCGGCTGGAGCAGATCGTCAAAGACGGTCGTGTCGATGGCATCTCACGTGTGACCGACCTGACGGATCGGACGTGTCCGTCGTGGCAGGTTCGGCTGCACGTCACGCTCAAGCGAGATGCCGACAAGGAAATCGTTCTCAATCAGCTCTTCAAGTATTCGCCCCTGCAGAGCACGGTCAGCATCATTTTGCTGGCACTGGTGGGCAATCGCCCGCAGACATTGACGATCAAGCAGTTGCTCCAGGAATTCGTCCGGCACCGGATCACGGTTATCCGCCGACGGACCGAATTCCTGCTGGCCGAAGCCCGTAAGCGAAAGCACACGGTCGAGGGCCTGCTGATCGCGCAGGTCGATATCGATCAGGTCATCCAGACGATTCGCGACTCGGCCAGCCGGGCGCAGGCGAAAGAACGTCTGCAGGAGATTCAGGTTCCGTCCGAACTTGTCGAACGGGCCTTGGGCGAAGGCGGGTTCAAGCACTTCGTCAACGAGAAGGGACCGGCCGAGAACTACAGCCTGTCTTCGAAACAGGCCGAAGCCATCGTCTCGATGCAACTCGGTTCGCTCGCGAGCCTTGAGCGAGAAGAACTTAGTGGCGAATTCAATAAGCTGCTCGAAGAGATCGACGAATACCTGCGTTTGCTGTCCGACGAAGCGAACATCCGCGAAGTCATCCGGCAGGACATGCAGGAGATCAAGGACAAGTTCGGTAATAAGCGACGAACGGAGATCTCAGACGAAGAACTCGGCGACGTTGACCGGGGCGACTTAATCGCCGAAGAGCCGATGGTCGTCACGATCTCGCAGCGGGGCTACGTCAAGCGGACGGCACTGTCGACCTATCAGGCACAGGGCCGCGGCGGGAAGGGCATCAAGGGAGCGAAATCAGACGATGAGGACCCGCTGGAGCACCTCTTCATCGCGAGTACGCACGACTTTCTGCTCTTCTTTACAGACCGCGGAAAAGTCTACTGGCGGAAAGTTTACGATCTGCCACAGCAGGCGCGGACGGCGAAGGGGCGGGCACTGGTCAATCTTCTCGAAGTTTCCGACGAGAACGAACATGTCGCGACCTGCTTCCCCGTTCGCGAGTTTCCGGATGACCTGTTCCTGCTGATGGCGACACGCTCGGGGACGGTTAAGAAAACCGCACTGTCGGCCTACAGCCGTCCGCTCAAGGGCGGAATCATCGCCATCAAGCTGGACGATGGCGACGAGCTGATCGACGTCAAAATCGTGGGGGGAGACGATGACGTCGTCCTCGCAACCCGCGATGGGATGGCGATCCGGTTCTCACATCACGACGCCCGCTCGATGGGTCGCAACACCCGGGGCGTCCGCGGAATCGGACTCGTCAAAGGCGACGCCGTCGTGGGGCTGGTGCGAGCCGATACAGAATCAGAACTGCTCACCGTCTGTGAGCACGGCTACGGCAAACGGACGCCCTTCGGCAACGCGAGCGTCGCTGAAACCTCGGACGCCGATGATTCCGAAGATTCGTCAGCCGATATTTCGAGCGACGATTTGGACGACAGCGGGACAGACGCCGGTGGAACCGACAACAGTGGCGCAGACGGGGGCAGTGACGAGGCGACTCCGACCAGCAGTGGAATGAGATATCGCCGACAGAAGCGCGGCGGAAAAGGCCTGCGTGACATCAAGACGACCGATCGAAACGGCAAAGTCGTGGATGTCGTTGCCACAAGCCCCGACGACGAAATCTTGATGATCACCGCGACCGGCAAGATTCAACGAATCCGTGCTGCCGATGTCCGCCGTGTCGGCCGAAACTCGCAGGGCGTTCGCGTGATCCGCTTGTCTGACGGCGACCGACTCGTATCACTCGCCCGAATTCCCTTTGAGATTGCGGGCGAAGAAGAAGACGACGATGCGGAGGAATTGGACAATCCGACTTTAACGGAAACGCCCGAGGCGAACTTGCCGCCTGAAACAGTCTCCCCTGAATCGGACGATTCCTCGCCGCCTGAAACCGGCGAAGATTCGGAGAACTCCGACGAAGAGGCCTGA
- a CDS encoding UDP-glucose dehydrogenase family protein: MKITVIGTGYVGLVTGTCLADSGQDVTCLDIDEGKIERLNAGEIPIYEPGLTELVTRNHAAKRLTFTTDYAASIPSARCVFIAVGTPQGDDGSANLSGLWAVVETIAPLLAENAIVVIKSTVPVGTNRKTAARLAELTGRNVDVASNPEFLKEGAAIDDFTKPDRIVVGVDRPEVAEVLKNIHKPFLRNEHPFLAMGWESAEMTKYVANCMLATKISFINEMANLCEHVGADVNEVRRGIGHDARIGFKFLFPGVGYGGSCFPKDVRALIRVADDNDMTCRMLAAVDEVNDVQKHVLGEKLYRYFDGDLSGKTIAVWGLAFKPRTDDIREAPALVLIDRLLSEGASVRVHDPVAMKNVKAVLGDKVAFCEHHYDAAEGADAVAICTEWNEYRMPDWEFLRHKMKNCAIFDGRNLFDPAAMRDLGIWYTGIGLAGDDMATPTT; encoded by the coding sequence ATGAAGATCACGGTGATCGGAACGGGATATGTCGGCCTCGTCACGGGCACCTGCCTTGCCGACAGCGGACAGGACGTGACCTGCCTCGACATCGACGAAGGCAAGATTGAACGCCTGAATGCGGGCGAAATACCGATCTACGAACCGGGATTGACCGAATTAGTCACCCGGAATCATGCGGCGAAGCGGCTGACCTTTACAACCGATTACGCAGCATCGATCCCCTCGGCTCGCTGCGTTTTTATCGCCGTCGGCACGCCGCAGGGGGATGACGGTTCGGCAAATCTGTCCGGATTGTGGGCCGTTGTGGAAACCATCGCTCCGCTGCTTGCGGAGAATGCGATCGTGGTCATTAAGAGTACGGTACCGGTCGGAACGAATCGCAAAACCGCAGCGCGACTCGCAGAACTGACCGGGCGCAACGTCGATGTCGCCAGCAACCCGGAGTTCCTTAAAGAAGGGGCTGCCATCGATGACTTCACGAAGCCTGATCGCATCGTCGTCGGTGTTGATCGGCCCGAAGTTGCCGAGGTGCTAAAGAATATCCACAAGCCCTTTCTGCGAAACGAACACCCCTTCCTGGCGATGGGCTGGGAAAGTGCGGAGATGACGAAATACGTCGCCAACTGCATGCTCGCCACGAAAATTAGTTTTATTAACGAGATGGCCAACCTGTGCGAACATGTGGGGGCTGACGTCAACGAAGTTCGTCGCGGCATCGGACACGATGCACGGATCGGATTTAAGTTTTTATTTCCGGGCGTCGGGTACGGCGGGTCGTGCTTCCCTAAGGATGTCCGGGCTCTCATTCGGGTCGCCGATGACAACGACATGACCTGCCGCATGCTCGCCGCGGTCGATGAAGTCAACGACGTTCAAAAGCATGTTCTGGGCGAGAAACTATATCGCTATTTCGACGGTGACCTCTCAGGAAAAACGATCGCCGTTTGGGGTCTTGCATTCAAACCGCGGACCGACGACATCCGCGAGGCGCCGGCGCTCGTGCTCATCGACCGGTTGCTAAGCGAGGGGGCATCGGTCCGCGTTCACGATCCGGTCGCGATGAAGAACGTGAAAGCCGTTCTTGGCGATAAAGTTGCGTTCTGCGAACACCACTACGATGCGGCCGAAGGAGCCGATGCCGTTGCCATTTGCACCGAGTGGAACGAGTATCGGATGCCGGACTGGGAATTTCTTCGACATAAGATGAAAAATTGCGCGATCTTCGACGGCCGAAATCTCTTTGATCCCGCTGCCATGAGAGACTTGGGAATCTGGTACACCGGCATTGGGTTGGCCGGGGATGACATGGCGACTCCGACGACCTGA
- the prfB gene encoding peptide chain release factor 2 (programmed frameshift), which translates to MDPELTARCDDLTRRIVHLRDSLDYDSLQQRIREINERMAAADFWDDQESAQATVSELQRIQGTLKPLESLVQSAEDIEVMIELTEEDDSDESKAELAQTVNKVERDLEALEIRAIMRNPEDACDAFMSVQAGEGGTDAADFAEMLMRMYQRWGEQNEYKVSLEEISPGEEAGIRSATLHVSGDYAYGYLKAENGTHRLVRNSPFDSAGRRQTSFAAVDVTPDIGDSIDIDLNWDSDVREDTLRAGGAGGQHVNKTESAVRLTHLETGVAVLCQSERSQHQNRATARKMLTAKLYQLEVEKREADIAAKRGQKTKIGFGGETIRHYVLNPDQYVKDSRTGTKTGNPGAVLDGDLNEYIEAYLRWSISHEPTK; encoded by the exons ATGGACCCGGAATTGACGGCGCGGTGTGATGATCTCACCCGCCGGATTGTCCACCTCCGGGACAGTCTT GACTACGACAGCCTCCAGCAGCGTATTAGAGAGATTAATGAGCGGATGGCCGCGGCGGACTTCTGGGATGATCAGGAGTCGGCGCAGGCGACGGTCTCGGAACTGCAGCGAATTCAGGGAACATTGAAGCCCCTCGAATCGCTCGTGCAGTCGGCTGAAGACATCGAAGTGATGATCGAACTGACCGAGGAGGACGACTCTGACGAGAGTAAAGCGGAGCTTGCTCAGACGGTCAACAAGGTCGAGCGGGATCTCGAGGCGCTCGAAATCCGCGCTATTATGCGGAACCCGGAAGACGCCTGCGATGCGTTTATGTCGGTGCAGGCGGGAGAAGGCGGGACCGATGCGGCCGACTTCGCCGAAATGTTAATGCGAATGTATCAGCGATGGGGCGAGCAGAACGAATACAAAGTCTCGCTCGAAGAAATATCACCGGGAGAAGAAGCGGGTATTCGCAGCGCGACGTTGCACGTTAGCGGCGACTACGCCTACGGCTATTTAAAAGCCGAAAACGGAACGCATCGGCTCGTCCGCAACAGCCCGTTCGACTCGGCTGGCCGACGGCAGACATCGTTTGCCGCGGTCGACGTTACCCCGGACATCGGCGATTCGATCGATATTGATCTGAATTGGGATAGCGACGTCCGCGAAGATACGTTGCGTGCCGGCGGAGCGGGGGGCCAGCACGTTAATAAGACGGAGTCCGCCGTTCGGCTGACCCATTTGGAGACCGGTGTCGCCGTTTTATGTCAGAGTGAGCGTAGTCAGCACCAGAATCGAGCCACCGCCCGCAAAATGTTGACGGCGAAACTCTATCAACTGGAGGTCGAAAAACGGGAAGCCGATATTGCGGCCAAGCGTGGCCAGAAGACAAAGATCGGTTTCGGCGGCGAAACAATTCGCCACTACGTTTTAAATCCCGATCAGTACGTCAAAGATTCGCGAACAGGAACGAAAACCGGCAATCCCGGTGCGGTTCTCGATGGCGATCTTAACGAATATATTGAAGCCTATTTAAGGTGGAGCATCAGCCATGAGCCTACGAAATAA